A genomic region of Dreissena polymorpha isolate Duluth1 chromosome 4, UMN_Dpol_1.0, whole genome shotgun sequence contains the following coding sequences:
- the LOC127877719 gene encoding uncharacterized protein LOC127877719 yields the protein MRKIAVLVVILLVIFVNECDGFQCCTGYNILGEKYPPQLCANYCCWNNFFKTRKECCNDESRMVSANDRDQVSCVKSWIEEHIWVPIVGSGAGLVVIIALVAYCCCGCCRR from the exons atgaggAAAATAGCAGTATTGGTGGTGATTTTGCTTGTCATCTTTG TCAATGAATGCGATGGTTTCCAGTGTTGCACGGGGTACaacattttgggagaaaaatacCCGCCTCAATTGTGCGCAAACTACTGTTGTTGGAACAACTTTTTCAAAACACGTAAAGAGTGTTGTAATGACGAGTCCAGAATGGTTTCCGCGAACGATAGAGATCAGGTGTCGTGCGTGAAAAGTTGGATAGAAGAACACAT ATGGGTACCAATCGTTGGCAGTGGTGCTGGTCTTGTCGTTATCATCGCCTTGGTAGCGTACTGTTGTTGCGGATGTTGTCGTCGCTGA